The following is a genomic window from Rutidosis leptorrhynchoides isolate AG116_Rl617_1_P2 chromosome 8, CSIRO_AGI_Rlap_v1, whole genome shotgun sequence.
TAGCGTGGGTGTCTTTTTGGAGAGGTATGTTATTGGGATAGGTGGCGAAGGGTTGATTGTTGTGACTTTCATCGCTTCCATACCTTCTGATTAAATCTTTGATATAATCTCGCTTGCTTGGGGTTTGATTCGATTTTTTCTCAGCACTGTTCCATTCCCCATTGTTTTGTTGATTTCTGAATTTTGGTTTAAAAGTGGGAATCCGGCGAGCTTGTGCCGGACCGGTTGGAGTGAAAGGAGAACTTGGGAAGGGAAACATTTGAAAGATTTAGtatgaaaaaaaatttaaaaagaagaaaATCAGTAGAGATTTGGTGGTTTAATCTCAGTAGAGATTTGGTGGTTTAATCGCCGGAGTTTTAGCGAGAGAGAAACATTTTCTGCAAATCCCAATAGAttattctagtatgtttttattggTACTTTTTATTGGTCGCACTTCTTTCATCTTCGTTACTACAATGACGTATCTGCAAACAAAAGCGGCAGCAGCCATTTTGGATAAAATTCGATCTAGTAACCCTTTCTGGCCCTCCAATGGCACAACCTTGTTCACTTGACCACACACCATTACCGTTGTCAAAAGGAACAACATTCTGAAACGTTGAAGTAATCAAACGGCTTTTACAAAATTAGCAGCAATCTAACTTTGCTTGGCCTGTCTGCGTATTAACATGTCTAGTGGTCATGGTGGGGTAAGTTGGATTGCtgctaataacaataaaaaatggggACGCAGAACAACAAAGTTGGATTGCTGATAATAAATAACTATAAAAACATTTGCTCTCGTTGAGagtcgaactcaagacctcccgctTACTAAACGGGTGCTCTAACCAACTGAGCTACGAGAGCTACATGTTATATTTATTTCTTAACCTATTTATATTACAAAATCACAGATGATAACTTTATTTTGgccataaatattttttttattggaTATAAGTTTTACTCCGAGTTAACTTACCCAACCATGACCACCTATGATCCATGATTCACCCTGTCAATAAGTGATATATGAGTAAACAATGTGTTTGGTGTGCCTTTAAAGCAGCATCCGTGCAGACCCTGCTATTGCTTGTATCGGTTCATTTCTAATTTCAAATAACTATAAATAAATAGTTACATTAACAAGTGAATCAAGGTTACACAACCTAACCAAACATGCAAGTACGTAATTATGTATTCGGTGTTGCGTATGTTACTTGTGTACGTACAAGTAGTTACATCCTTTATCTAGTTTCAGTATTTGATTAGATCATCATGATCATTGTAATTCACTGTCACAAGTGTTGAAGATAAGGATTAAATATTAACTGTAGTAAATAGTAAGATAGATATATTTTCCAGGTGGTCCAAAGCTTTTAATCTAAAGCTTCGTAGAGATGGTCCTTGTTGTAATGGTGGTATTCGACAATTGTACGTGTACCGAGAGACAAATTATGTGGATAGAAGAGATCAAGGACGACAAGTAAACAGAAGATATTCCCATTGCATTTATCATACTTGATTGACTTTTGGAAATCATTTCGGTAATCCGGCCTATAAGGAAGAAGTTTACTGTTTACAATCGTAATTAAAACATTAAACATCTAATGGAAATGTAGTTTGATGTGGTAACATATTTAACTAGAAAACTCTACACATAAATCAAAACCCATTAGCCTAGCGATATCGAGGTACCTCTCTAATCTTGAAGTCATGGGTTCAAGTTCTAAGCTGGACATTATATAAATATTCGTGTAAAAATAGTGATGAGTGTGCGCTTGTCTAATTGAATTTTATGGTTACATTAGACATATAGATTCGATTAATGCTTTGATTTAACTTTTAATCTTGTTTCAAAATTCAAGTCATATTTGAGAACTATTGCTTTAAAAATTGAAGAGTAATGAGTGTGGGATGCCAAATGGGCCTTGATTGGCTGACATCAGTTATTACTGAACAATTAATAAACAGGGCCAAGATAAGATCCTTTATTGGGTTGGACCACTTAACTGTCATATTGGCCCAACGTCATTCAAACTCAAGTATACCTACCTAATGCATACAAATTTGTAACATGAATTAATGATTTCTATTCTTCAAATTAAATGCAACCATCCATCCATATAATTATCATATAAATTTAAGTTTCAGCTATTCGATGGTTACAAAATTTTGCATTTGAATCCGTGTTTTGACATCCCTCACCTATCATTAAAAGCATCCAAGAAAGTCCTTCATGTTGTATTTTTTAAATCTTAACCATTAcataaataatacatatatatttaagatGGTGGGTATATTTCAATAAGCTTTTACTTCAAAATTTAATTAAGTTTAAATTGTGACAAGATGTATATCAAACACACCCATGTATAAGCTTCAGTACTTGATGTAAATACAACGCGATAAGATAAACATAACAGTAAGACACACAAAACAGTGGGTAGAAACAAGAGGGTAGACTATCAAGATCAAACGAACTTTGTATCCAATCGCTCATCATTTCATATATTACTAAAAAGTAAAGATGCATTTCAATCATAAAACCACGATGCATGCGAGAAGAAAACTTACATGTAAAGTGCTCTAAGACCAGTAGTATCGGTCCGTGAATGTGATCGCCAAAAGGTATCGCCATTCATTGGCACCGACACTAGCTAGTGTGCTAGCCACCACCATTAGTCTACCGTGCTGTATATGCGAATGTGAGGCATTTTTGAAGATGGAGGTTGTTGCTTTTTTCTTTGTGTAACATGTATTAAGAGTAGTACATTGTATTAGTTTATTTAAGTGGGGTTCAGTTAATAGTGAATGGGTATGTAGTAATCTTAATTCCACCACATAGTATAATAATAGTCTAATTTTCTAAGTTGGAACTAGCAACTCAACCAACAAGTAGCAAGCATCTTTGATCTCAAATATACCCATaacaaaattatcattatcatatatatatatatatatatatatatatatatatatatatatacactatcaaTAGTACTACTATAAAAACGCATGTCAGTTCATCCGAATACACTGATAACATCTTTAAATTTGCCCATGGAATGTAACTAACTTAACTCTGATCACCATGATTATTAGTAGTTTCATGGGGAGACTTTGGTTTGTCAATTGCATTTTTCTTAGACATCCTTCTATGTTTCACTTTAGCACAAGAAACTTTCTCAGATCCCTCAGAGGCATTTCGTCGAACACCTTCCGACTGTTGAGTTTCATGAAATTTGTTACGATCACAATCGATATCAGCAATGGCATTATCAGGCAACTCCGGGCCAATAATCAGTCTGCGATTGGAAGCAGCTTCTTTAAGTTTCTTTCTTCGAAGTCTTTTTCTCTGAGCTCTTGTGAGCTTTTGAATCCctaattcatcatcatcttcttcttcactaGACACCGATACTCCTTTTTCTTCATCCAATACATCTGTATCTGTACGTACAACCGAATTAAGGAATATATAAATAGTAAAGACGGATTAGCTGCAATGTAcaatttgtatataaaatatagaacTTACTAATTTGATGATGATCTGAATTGACGATTTCGAGCGCTAAATCGAGGGTTTGTTGATCAAATTCGTTTTGATGAGGTGGTGAAGGTGAAGGTGAAGGTGAAGGTGAAGGTGGGGGATAGAGCATGTTAATGAGTGAATTGTGAAGCTTTTGCTGCTTTTCTtttctcttcattcttcttctACAAATTATTATTGCCGAACTACTTCAGGGATTCTAATTCTTATAAACAAtccgttattttatttatatttataatttatttatttatatatttatagttatttaatttaagttaatttaatTAGTACGGTCAGACCTTGTTGTACCTATGCTATGCCATCGTTATTGTCCAAGTGTTGTGAGCGTTAGAGGGGTAaaccacaaaaataaaaaaattccaATCAATCAAATAAGTTGTTTTTTATTTAAATACATTAAATTACTTTACTCGGCCACTAATCACATATAACCGCATCCTACAACATTTACCACAAAGACTTATTTCCACGACACTACAGTGTCAACGTAATTCGTCATGTAAATAAATATAGGGGATGAGTGAATAGTTACTTAAGAAATTTCTAAACTTTTTCCGAATAGTTTATTTTGAAAGTTTAACTTAGAGCTTCTTGAactgaaaaggggcatattcggtttaataattcaaccatagaatgtagttttaagtacttgtgtctattttgtcaaacatttataaatcagcgcgtgtattctcagtcccaaaaatatataatgcaaaagcatttgaaaagggagcaaatgaaactcacttactgtattttgtagtaaaaatacatatgacgacattgaacaatgcagtg
Proteins encoded in this region:
- the LOC139861328 gene encoding uncharacterized protein, with product MKRKEKQQKLHNSLINMLYPPPSPSPSPSPSPPHQNEFDQQTLDLALEIVNSDHHQINTDVLDEEKGVSVSSEEEDDDELGIQKLTRAQRKRLRRKKLKEAASNRRLIIGPELPDNAIADIDCDRNKFHETQQSEGVRRNASEGSEKVSCAKVKHRRMSKKNAIDKPKSPHETTNNHGDQS